Proteins encoded by one window of Metamycoplasma subdolum:
- the dnaN gene encoding DNA polymerase III subunit beta, whose protein sequence is MEIVINKILLDDAIERVAKAIDQNPFIPAMKGIKVEVQDNKIIFIGSNGEISVKHTVETSLDAKIITPGIFLIELSMFRNIIKKLEGDLSLKSNDKTLTIATELDMYTLNLYDAFDYPEIDFEVFGDELKIGWEEWRNLIKNVSFAASSNENNLTLCCVNIVAKDGVLKMLATDRFRYAEETKNIANDADFNVSILAKNLKDLMNFEFKKQVTIFFSEHKLAFQVDGTTIQSKVIEQPYLDVSKILPTSFENEIIIEKRELANLLAKASVIITDSYNKIKFNINNKVLTISSTREQIAESVIKTTAFTYTSDEELKLTLNSKFLREAISVFEGELKISLIKGNQRIVITSASNPNNTQLFTPQKGF, encoded by the coding sequence ATGGAAATCGTAATCAATAAAATACTACTAGATGACGCAATCGAAAGAGTAGCAAAAGCAATAGATCAAAATCCTTTTATTCCAGCAATGAAAGGAATCAAAGTTGAGGTCCAAGACAACAAAATTATATTCATAGGTTCAAACGGAGAAATTAGCGTTAAACATACAGTTGAAACAAGCTTAGATGCAAAGATCATTACTCCTGGAATTTTCTTAATTGAACTTTCAATGTTTAGAAATATAATTAAAAAATTAGAAGGAGATTTAAGCTTAAAAAGCAATGACAAAACATTAACTATTGCTACAGAGCTTGACATGTATACACTTAATTTATACGATGCCTTTGACTACCCAGAAATCGATTTTGAAGTCTTTGGTGATGAACTAAAAATTGGATGAGAAGAGTGAAGAAACCTTATAAAAAATGTTTCATTTGCTGCCAGTTCAAATGAAAATAATTTAACTCTTTGTTGTGTAAATATCGTTGCAAAAGATGGTGTTTTAAAAATGCTTGCTACTGATAGATTTAGATATGCTGAAGAAACAAAAAATATTGCAAATGATGCCGACTTTAATGTTTCAATTTTGGCTAAAAACTTAAAAGACTTAATGAACTTTGAGTTTAAAAAACAAGTAACAATTTTCTTCTCAGAACATAAACTTGCATTTCAAGTTGATGGAACTACAATTCAATCAAAAGTTATTGAACAACCTTATCTTGATGTTTCAAAAATTCTTCCAACTAGTTTTGAAAATGAAATTATTATTGAAAAAAGAGAACTTGCGAACTTACTAGCAAAAGCATCAGTAATAATTACCGATAGTTACAACAAAATTAAGTTCAACATTAATAATAAAGTTCTAACTATCAGTTCAACTCGTGAACAAATTGCTGAATCTGTAATCAAAACAACAGCATTTACTTATACTTCTGATGAAGAATTAAAATTAACTTTAAATAGTAAATTTTTAAGAGAAGCAATTTCTGTTTTTGAAGGAGAACTTAAAATTAGTTTGATAAAAGGAAATCAAAGAATTGTTATAACAAGTGCTTCAAATCCAAACAACACTCAACTATTCACCCCACAAAAAGGATTTTAA
- a CDS encoding RNA-binding S4 domain-containing protein, with translation MKVEIVGEFIKLGQLLKKLDLIPTGGMAKFFVKSHEIKINNIPSQARNAKIRPGDTVWIDTQVYKIVAKVGANSEKE, from the coding sequence ATGAAAGTAGAAATTGTCGGTGAATTTATAAAGTTAGGACAATTACTTAAAAAATTAGATTTAATTCCAACTGGCGGGATGGCTAAGTTTTTTGTAAAGAGTCATGAAATAAAAATTAATAATATTCCAAGTCAAGCACGTAATGCAAAAATAAGACCTGGTGATACTGTTTGAATTGATACACAAGTCTATAAAATAGTTGCAAAAGTTGGAGCAAATTCAGAAAAAGAATAA
- the rpmB gene encoding 50S ribosomal protein L28: protein MPGRDKLTGQKALSGNKRSHSLQTTKRTFDLNLQKVTVRQPNGGKKTVRATAKTARTLKKQGLVV, encoded by the coding sequence ATGCCCGGAAGAGATAAATTAACAGGACAAAAAGCTCTAAGTGGAAACAAGAGATCACACTCACTTCAAACCACCAAAAGAACATTTGATCTTAACTTACAAAAAGTTACAGTTAGACAACCAAATGGTGGAAAGAAAACAGTTCGTGCAACCGCAAAAACTGCAAGAACACTTAAAAAACAAGGATTAGTTGTTTAA
- a CDS encoding 5'-methylthioadenosine/S-adenosylhomocysteine nucleosidase family protein, with translation MKLFIFAEKEEIELALNHFEIIHEEGINEKYSDFQKLLLCKNKNRKFYIAFTGVGKVNASMFLSYILATHNDIEEVINIGPAGTIKNIEIGSLILAQNLAYFDTNLTTLKNYKLGELPKLNQYFSTNKKLNEKIQHIFSNITLANVVTADKFFSKNDIEEINKNFENVYAVDMEATSLAHTTLIYKINFSSIKVISDNLLIEDNGKDYHLNSLKWKTKISEVIFKLLEVN, from the coding sequence ATGAAACTGTTTATTTTTGCTGAAAAAGAAGAGATTGAACTTGCTTTAAATCACTTTGAAATTATTCATGAAGAAGGCATCAATGAAAAGTATAGCGATTTTCAAAAATTGCTTTTATGTAAGAACAAAAATAGAAAATTCTATATAGCATTTACAGGCGTTGGAAAGGTGAATGCTTCAATGTTTTTAAGTTATATTTTAGCCACACACAATGACATTGAAGAAGTTATTAATATTGGTCCTGCTGGAACTATAAAAAACATAGAAATTGGTTCATTGATTTTGGCACAAAATCTTGCGTACTTTGATACAAACTTAACAACACTTAAAAACTACAAATTAGGGGAACTTCCAAAATTAAATCAATACTTTTCAACAAACAAAAAATTGAATGAAAAGATTCAACATATTTTTAGTAATATCACCCTTGCCAATGTAGTAACAGCAGATAAGTTTTTTAGCAAAAACGATATTGAAGAAATAAACAAAAACTTTGAAAATGTATATGCTGTTGATATGGAAGCTACCTCTCTTGCACATACTACTTTAATCTACAAAATCAATTTCTCTTCAATAAAAGTAATTTCTGATAATCTTTTAATTGAAGATAATGGTAAAGATTATCATCTAAATTCATTAAAATGAAAAACAAAAATTAGTGAAGTAATTTTTAAACTTTTGGAGGTAAACTAA
- a CDS encoding TatD family hydrolase produces MKFIDAHTHPFREYYESPYKVSQDWLSQDMEKLFAVGTCRGDSVEVIELAKKDPERIHPVIGIHPTEATGKQDGEFLERIITKDVVAIGEFGLDYHYDDSPSKEIQKESFISQLKVAQKHKIVAMLHLRDSLEDAYEIFSKPEYRDVKFVLHSFSGDVEYARKCLKLPNVYFSISGVITFKNATELNEAVSILPVDRITCETDTPYLAPVPMRGKPNISPYVRYVYEHIAKMKNMPLEDFVKQIRKNIKTIYGV; encoded by the coding sequence ATGAAATTTATTGATGCTCACACTCATCCTTTTAGAGAATATTATGAAAGTCCTTACAAGGTTTCTCAAGATTGATTAAGTCAAGATATGGAAAAACTTTTTGCTGTTGGAACTTGTAGAGGAGATTCAGTGGAAGTTATTGAACTTGCTAAAAAAGATCCTGAAAGAATTCATCCTGTTATTGGAATTCATCCAACTGAAGCAACAGGAAAACAAGATGGTGAATTTCTTGAAAGAATTATTACTAAAGATGTTGTCGCAATTGGAGAATTTGGCCTTGATTATCATTATGATGATTCTCCTTCAAAAGAAATTCAAAAAGAATCTTTTATTAGTCAACTAAAAGTTGCTCAAAAACATAAAATAGTTGCTATGCTACATCTTCGAGATTCATTAGAAGATGCATATGAAATTTTCAGTAAACCTGAATATAGAGATGTTAAATTTGTTCTACACTCATTTAGTGGCGATGTAGAATATGCAAGAAAATGTTTGAAATTACCTAATGTATATTTTTCAATCAGTGGTGTAATTACTTTTAAAAACGCTACTGAGCTTAATGAAGCAGTAAGCATTTTACCTGTTGATAGAATTACTTGTGAAACCGATACTCCTTATCTTGCACCAGTTCCAATGCGTGGCAAACCTAATATTAGTCCTTATGTAAGATATGTTTATGAACATATCGCAAAGATGAAAAATATGCCACTTGAAGATTTTGTTAAACAAATTAGAAAAAATATTAAAACAATTTATGGAGTTTAG
- the rsmA gene encoding 16S rRNA (adenine(1518)-N(6)/adenine(1519)-N(6))-dimethyltransferase RsmA encodes MALIKAKKQFGQNFLTNDAIKEKIVEVSQVDNEDVIEIGPGLGAITFILAKKVKSLTAFEIDRDLHQKLSDNLKQDNVEILLQDFLEFDFNQIKDKVKIVANIPYYITSDILFKLLRNYKKIKSATLMVQKEVSERLDAKPRTKEYSKLTVSVNYVCKVKKQFDVKKTNFNPIPKVDSAVITLEFKDSLPYDLEKFLHFVKLLFQFKRKTLFNNLIHTYNKEDILNALEKIEALPNVRSEELSLEQIENLFKELN; translated from the coding sequence ATGGCTTTAATTAAGGCTAAAAAACAATTCGGTCAAAACTTTTTAACTAACGATGCAATTAAAGAAAAAATTGTTGAAGTAAGCCAAGTTGACAACGAAGATGTAATTGAAATTGGACCAGGTCTTGGTGCAATTACTTTTATTTTAGCCAAGAAAGTTAAATCCTTAACAGCTTTTGAAATAGATAGAGATTTACATCAAAAATTAAGCGATAATTTAAAACAAGATAATGTTGAAATCTTGCTTCAAGATTTCTTGGAATTTGATTTTAATCAAATCAAAGATAAGGTCAAAATTGTAGCAAACATTCCTTACTATATAACAAGTGACATTTTGTTTAAGCTGCTCAGAAATTATAAAAAAATCAAAAGTGCAACTTTAATGGTTCAAAAAGAAGTAAGTGAAAGGCTTGATGCCAAACCTAGAACTAAAGAATATAGTAAGCTTACAGTTTCAGTAAATTATGTATGTAAAGTTAAAAAACAATTTGATGTTAAAAAAACAAATTTTAATCCTATTCCAAAGGTTGATTCAGCAGTTATTACATTAGAGTTTAAGGATTCTTTACCTTATGATCTTGAAAAGTTTTTACATTTTGTAAAACTTTTATTTCAATTTAAAAGAAAAACACTTTTCAATAATTTAATTCATACTTATAATAAAGAAGACATATTAAATGCTTTAGAAAAAATTGAAGCCCTTCCTAACGTAAGATCAGAAGAACTTAGCTTAGAGCAAATTGAAAATCTATTTAAGGAGTTAAATTAA
- the gap gene encoding type I glyceraldehyde-3-phosphate dehydrogenase: MSKTKIAINGFGRIGRLVFREIFNDKELEVVAINDLTDAKTLAHLLKYDTTHGQMDAKIEAEEGKIIVDGKSYLVFAEKDPALLPWKKLGVNLVVEGTGRFVTLEGASKHIEAGAKRVLITAPAKGGDVKTVVYSVNEKILDSNDKVVSAASCTTNCLAPVMNVLEKEFGVEKAFMSTVHSYTADQRLQDAPHSDLRRARAAASNVIPTTTGAAKSIGKVIPSLNGKMNGIALRVPTITGSLIDVSVELKKKVTVEDINKAMKKYESASLKYSEDPLVSSDIIGETHGSIFDSLLTSSLEVDGKTLYKVYAWYDNESSFVSQYVRTLKHMAKLGK, from the coding sequence ATGTCTAAAACAAAAATTGCTATTAATGGATTTGGAAGAATTGGACGTTTAGTTTTTAGAGAAATTTTTAACGATAAAGAATTAGAAGTCGTTGCAATTAACGACTTAACAGACGCAAAAACACTTGCTCATCTTTTAAAATATGACACCACTCATGGACAAATGGATGCCAAAATTGAAGCTGAAGAAGGAAAAATTATTGTTGATGGAAAATCATACTTAGTTTTTGCTGAAAAAGATCCAGCATTACTTCCTTGAAAAAAACTTGGTGTTAACTTAGTTGTTGAAGGAACTGGCCGTTTTGTTACTCTTGAAGGTGCTTCAAAACATATTGAAGCAGGAGCGAAAAGAGTTTTAATTACTGCTCCAGCAAAAGGTGGAGATGTTAAAACTGTTGTTTATTCAGTAAATGAAAAAATCCTTGACTCAAACGACAAAGTCGTTTCAGCCGCTTCATGTACAACCAACTGTTTGGCCCCAGTTATGAATGTACTTGAAAAAGAATTTGGTGTTGAAAAAGCATTCATGTCAACAGTTCACTCATATACTGCTGATCAAAGACTTCAAGATGCACCTCACTCAGATTTACGTCGTGCAAGAGCCGCTGCATCAAACGTTATTCCTACAACAACAGGTGCTGCTAAAAGTATTGGAAAAGTTATTCCTTCACTAAATGGAAAAATGAACGGAATTGCTCTACGTGTTCCAACAATTACTGGTTCACTTATTGATGTTTCAGTAGAACTTAAGAAAAAAGTTACCGTTGAAGATATCAACAAAGCAATGAAAAAATATGAATCTGCATCATTAAAATATTCAGAAGATCCTCTTGTTTCTTCAGACATTATTGGTGAAACTCACGGTTCTATCTTTGATAGTTTATTAACAAGTAGTTTAGAAGTTGATGGTAAAACTTTATACAAAGTTTATGCTTGATATGACAACGAAAGTTCATTTGTAAGTCAATATGTAAGAACTTTAAAACATATGGCTAAACTTGGAAAATAA
- a CDS encoding Cof-type HAD-IIB family hydrolase, producing MNFKPEVYFSDLDGTFLDLHKTEQIVSQTNIEAAFEVNKKKAFIFSTGRPNSPFVMRLAKQINSPYVICQNGAVIVDQNNNIIKTCEMDQETVNKVIQVLKEEKMMFILNSDGIIYGPKIKHWFFSPWYKNNTKRTYEEFTKIDKATKIFTFGKTKRGIKRLFKKLSERFINLSPHIVSKGYAIEITDFFATKGKAEHFVCNLLNVDPKKAIHFGDGGNDISTVPYVGAFVCMKNATKEIKKHATEIGLHFKNAGIAWMLKKYEGE from the coding sequence ATGAATTTTAAACCAGAAGTATACTTTTCAGATCTAGATGGAACATTCTTAGATCTACATAAAACTGAACAAATAGTCAGTCAAACAAATATTGAAGCTGCTTTTGAAGTTAATAAAAAGAAAGCATTTATTTTCTCAACAGGAAGACCTAATTCACCATTCGTTATGCGTCTTGCCAAGCAAATTAATTCACCTTATGTAATATGTCAAAATGGTGCAGTTATTGTTGACCAAAACAACAATATTATTAAAACTTGCGAAATGGATCAAGAAACAGTAAACAAAGTAATTCAAGTTTTAAAAGAAGAAAAAATGATGTTTATTTTAAATAGTGATGGAATAATTTATGGGCCTAAAATTAAACATTGATTCTTCTCACCTTGATACAAAAATAACACTAAAAGAACATATGAAGAATTTACTAAAATTGATAAAGCGACTAAGATTTTTACCTTTGGAAAAACAAAAAGAGGTATCAAAAGATTATTTAAAAAATTAAGCGAAAGATTTATAAATTTATCGCCCCATATTGTTTCAAAAGGGTATGCAATTGAAATAACAGATTTCTTTGCAACAAAAGGAAAAGCTGAACATTTTGTATGTAATCTTTTAAACGTTGATCCTAAAAAAGCAATACACTTTGGTGATGGCGGAAATGATATTTCAACTGTGCCTTATGTGGGTGCATTTGTATGCATGAAAAATGCAACAAAAGAAATCAAAAAACATGCTACCGAAATTGGTCTTCATTTCAAAAATGCAGGTATTGCTTGAATGCTTAAAAAATATGAAGGAGAATAA
- a CDS encoding thioredoxin family protein has protein sequence MQKVNKETLKDQHLQGKSVLVFSADWCHWCKLLKPELKKLEEEYKINVFDVDVDEDREFARENMVQSLPTTFFYQDGKLIGSQLGYLPSEELVKKFN, from the coding sequence ATGCAAAAAGTAAACAAAGAAACTTTAAAAGATCAACATCTACAAGGTAAATCAGTTTTAGTATTTTCAGCAGACTGATGCCACTGATGTAAACTTCTAAAACCTGAACTAAAAAAACTTGAAGAAGAATATAAAATCAATGTTTTTGATGTTGATGTTGATGAAGACAGAGAATTTGCTCGTGAAAACATGGTTCAAAGTCTTCCCACAACTTTCTTCTATCAAGATGGGAAATTAATTGGTTCACAACTTGGATATTTACCAAGCGAAGAACTTGTAAAAAAATTCAATTAA
- the proS gene encoding proline--tRNA ligase, translated as MKQIEKITPQKENFARWYTDVVQNGDLMAYGSTKGSIIFKPLSYGIWQNIQQNLDKEFKKLNVKNVYLPLLIPENLLNKEKDHLKGFNPELATITEVGGKKLSEKYFIRPTSETLFCDFFANEVESYNDLPLILNQWVNVLRWEKTTNPFLRTREFLWQEGHTIHATKKEAMDLTKKMINVYHKFLKDYLALPTIIGRKTEHEKFAGAEVTLTVEAMMKDGKALQSGTSHYIGQNFSKPFKIAFKNINNEEEYAYETSWGVSTRLLGALIMAHGDDRGIIIPPKIAPIQIDIVTLFANKNEGVLEAAKNIKKSLSKFRVELDSSDKMPGFKAANSEIHGTPIRIEVGPRDLETNEVIIVRRDTLEKIKCLIENIKEKVTKLLDEIQTNLYEKALERLNANFVVCENWEEFEKAISEQKFAVTLFEGNGEDEVKIKELTGASTRCILPKNSFNFKKSKCFYTNKKSNRIVIFAKAY; from the coding sequence ATGAAACAAATTGAAAAAATAACCCCTCAAAAAGAAAATTTTGCAAGATGATATACAGACGTTGTCCAAAATGGTGACCTTATGGCATATGGTTCAACTAAAGGCTCAATAATCTTCAAGCCTCTGTCATATGGAATATGACAAAATATTCAACAAAACCTTGACAAAGAATTTAAAAAACTTAATGTTAAAAATGTTTACTTACCACTTTTAATTCCAGAAAACTTACTTAATAAAGAAAAAGATCACTTAAAAGGTTTCAATCCAGAACTTGCTACTATTACTGAAGTTGGTGGAAAAAAACTTAGTGAAAAATATTTTATAAGACCAACTAGCGAAACACTTTTCTGTGACTTTTTCGCTAACGAAGTTGAATCTTACAATGACTTACCTTTAATCTTAAATCAATGAGTAAATGTTCTTAGATGAGAAAAAACCACTAATCCTTTTTTAAGAACACGTGAATTTTTGTGACAAGAAGGTCATACAATTCATGCAACAAAAAAAGAAGCAATGGATTTAACTAAAAAAATGATTAACGTTTATCATAAATTCCTAAAAGATTATTTAGCTTTACCTACTATTATTGGAAGAAAAACTGAACATGAAAAGTTTGCAGGTGCTGAAGTTACATTAACTGTTGAAGCAATGATGAAAGATGGAAAAGCACTTCAATCAGGAACAAGCCACTATATTGGGCAAAACTTTTCAAAACCTTTCAAAATTGCTTTTAAAAATATTAATAATGAAGAAGAATATGCTTATGAAACAAGTTGAGGTGTTTCAACTAGACTTCTAGGTGCTTTAATAATGGCTCATGGCGATGATAGGGGAATTATTATTCCACCAAAAATCGCTCCAATTCAAATTGACATTGTAACATTATTTGCCAACAAAAATGAGGGTGTTTTAGAGGCTGCAAAAAACATTAAAAAATCACTTTCAAAATTTAGAGTAGAACTTGATTCAAGCGATAAAATGCCTGGGTTTAAAGCAGCAAATTCTGAAATCCACGGAACCCCAATTAGAATTGAAGTTGGACCTCGTGATTTAGAAACAAATGAGGTTATAATTGTTCGTCGTGATACACTTGAAAAAATAAAATGTTTAATTGAAAATATCAAAGAAAAAGTTACAAAACTTTTAGATGAAATTCAAACTAATTTATATGAAAAAGCTTTAGAAAGACTTAACGCAAATTTTGTAGTTTGTGAAAATTGAGAAGAGTTTGAAAAGGCAATTTCTGAACAAAAATTTGCTGTAACTTTATTTGAAGGAAACGGTGAAGATGAAGTTAAAATCAAAGAATTAACTGGGGCTTCAACTCGTTGCATTTTGCCTAAAAATTCATTTAACTTTAAAAAGTCAAAATGTTTCTATACTAACAAGAAATCAAATAGAATAGTAATTTTTGCAAAAGCTTACTAA
- a CDS encoding deoxynucleoside kinase — protein sequence MLIGISGMISGGKSTLTAKLIKHYKNSMMLQEYDENNEVFNTFLKWLYEKQPNLTMGFQSYVVENHTTKLAETIRDFKKKGYTFKDNHLFLDRFSIEHYIFANVNLRPKGEKYLTGYDKLFNHLVTQDETPDLAIFLDMSFDTFKKRLFCRGRDVETANWEKNEGYFRTLFELYKPLFISQAKKYNLNYIIIDTNELTEEEVFKKAIKLIDEFDFSKCERFNK from the coding sequence ATGTTGATAGGTATAAGTGGAATGATAAGTGGGGGGAAAAGTACTCTTACTGCTAAATTAATCAAACACTATAAAAACTCAATGATGTTGCAAGAATATGATGAAAACAATGAAGTTTTCAACACCTTTTTAAAATGACTTTATGAAAAACAACCTAACTTAACTATGGGATTTCAATCATATGTTGTTGAAAACCATACAACTAAGTTAGCTGAAACTATCAGAGATTTTAAAAAGAAAGGTTATACATTTAAAGATAATCATTTATTTTTGGATCGTTTTTCAATTGAACATTACATTTTTGCTAATGTAAACTTAAGACCTAAGGGAGAAAAATACTTAACAGGATATGATAAACTTTTCAATCATCTTGTAACTCAAGATGAAACTCCTGATTTAGCAATCTTTTTGGATATGTCTTTTGATACATTTAAGAAAAGACTGTTTTGCAGAGGGCGTGACGTTGAAACTGCTAATTGAGAGAAAAATGAAGGTTACTTCAGAACACTTTTTGAATTATACAAACCATTATTTATTTCTCAAGCAAAAAAATACAATCTAAATTACATTATTATTGATACTAATGAACTTACAGAAGAAGAAGTTTTCAAAAAAGCTATCAAATTAATTGATGAATTTGATTTTTCTAAATGTGAAAGGTTTAATAAATAA
- a CDS encoding deoxynucleoside kinase, whose product MVIGISGMIGSGKTTLSKGLHKHYEDSIFLEEFKKDDPVFNTFLRWFYENQPNINIAFQSFILESLSDNFVKTVKKFKEDGKTFKKHHIFLDRFNLEHFVFGIVNLKGQKPEKYLEGYAAMFKELILPEENPDLAIYIDVDYDTFKRRIFERGRESEVDNFDQNEEYFKLLHSLYKKLYIELVEEFKIPYVIIDSNHKTGKKVLEEAIQIIDNFDFSKSKRWNK is encoded by the coding sequence ATGGTTATTGGAATAAGTGGAATGATTGGAAGTGGGAAAACTACACTTTCAAAAGGTTTACATAAACATTATGAAGATTCTATTTTTCTTGAAGAATTCAAGAAAGATGATCCTGTTTTTAATACATTTTTACGTTGATTTTATGAAAATCAACCAAATATCAACATTGCATTTCAATCATTTATTTTAGAAAGTTTATCAGACAACTTTGTTAAAACAGTTAAGAAATTCAAAGAAGACGGCAAAACATTTAAAAAACATCATATCTTTTTAGATCGTTTTAATCTTGAACATTTTGTTTTTGGAATTGTTAATTTAAAAGGACAAAAACCTGAAAAGTATCTTGAAGGTTATGCTGCAATGTTCAAAGAATTAATACTTCCTGAAGAAAATCCTGATTTAGCAATTTATATTGATGTTGATTATGATACTTTCAAGAGAAGAATTTTTGAAAGAGGAAGAGAAAGCGAAGTTGATAACTTCGACCAAAACGAAGAATATTTCAAGCTTCTTCATAGCTTATATAAAAAGCTTTATATTGAACTTGTTGAAGAATTCAAAATACCTTATGTAATTATTGATTCAAATCACAAAACTGGTAAAAAAGTTTTAGAAGAAGCTATTCAAATTATTGATAATTTTGATTTTTCAAAATCAAAAAGATGAAACAAATAA
- a CDS encoding site-specific DNA-methyltransferase encodes MLKDLQSYLKDIDEMSKTSLNQDQKDLIKKILNQTDEKDLDNVFQLLIQRVKLGFTFDAAPSVDSTQVALLKKNEKLSFRGETINQNDNVLIIGENYDVLKNLIVIERLKDKSSALTAGGGTNYFDVIYIDPPYNTEAAKGDGNNLSEKDEVKASKFIYRDKFSRTGWLNMMNERLRMARQLLAEEGVIFVSIDDTEQAYLKILMDEIFGEENFGATLSRITKKGGGRFGNSNLQKDIDYIHVYFKNFSKVFKFKKIKNDWDDYKYEDNRGKYTLKHPLDGGAGNPSYTFDVIYNGETFKPRKGKTWSFSKKRIDWLLKNDFISKNAKSILYVKNYKDFEIVQSDDKYSIVGKENGVDWSSSRLMENIYSNSYGKIDIEQIFKQSNFEYPKPVNLIKQLIACCPNKNARILDFFAGSGTTGHAVLELNREDGGNRIFTLVTNNENNIAKKVCYERLYRINNGIGTKKENDFDWIKKNKPYKQNLTVFDIEYYNTKIFESEASKVRKDFVQELIDFGIHDAEKWATQQPRDVLINLNTLKPIKVEGE; translated from the coding sequence ATGTTAAAAGATTTACAAAGTTATTTAAAAGATATTGATGAAATGTCAAAAACATCTTTAAATCAAGATCAAAAAGACTTGATTAAAAAAATACTAAATCAAACTGATGAAAAAGATTTAGATAATGTCTTTCAACTATTAATTCAAAGAGTAAAACTTGGTTTTACATTTGATGCAGCACCTAGTGTTGATTCAACCCAAGTTGCCTTGCTTAAAAAGAATGAAAAATTATCATTCAGAGGTGAAACGATAAATCAAAATGACAATGTTTTAATCATTGGTGAAAACTATGATGTACTCAAAAACTTAATTGTTATAGAAAGACTCAAAGATAAGTCATCCGCACTCACTGCGGGGGGGGGCACTAATTATTTTGATGTAATTTATATTGATCCTCCTTATAACACCGAAGCTGCCAAAGGCGATGGTAATAACCTTAGCGAAAAAGACGAAGTAAAAGCTTCGAAATTTATTTACAGAGATAAATTCAGCCGAACAGGCTGACTGAATATGATGAACGAAAGATTAAGAATGGCACGCCAACTTTTAGCCGAAGAGGGTGTAATTTTTGTTTCAATCGACGATACCGAACAAGCTTATTTAAAAATACTAATGGATGAAATATTTGGCGAAGAGAATTTTGGTGCTACCTTATCAAGAATTACTAAAAAAGGTGGCGGGCGTTTCGGGAATTCAAATTTACAAAAAGACATAGATTATATTCATGTTTATTTTAAAAATTTCAGTAAAGTATTTAAGTTTAAGAAAATCAAAAATGATTGAGATGATTATAAATATGAAGATAATCGTGGCAAATATACTTTGAAACACCCCTTAGACGGAGGGGCAGGGAATCCTTCATATACTTTTGATGTTATTTATAATGGGGAAACTTTTAAGCCTCGCAAAGGAAAAACATGATCTTTTTCTAAAAAAAGAATCGATTGACTTTTAAAAAATGATTTTATTAGTAAGAATGCAAAATCAATTTTATATGTGAAAAATTATAAAGATTTTGAAATTGTGCAATCTGATGATAAATATTCAATTGTTGGAAAAGAAAATGGTGTTGACTGGTCATCTTCAAGATTGATGGAAAATATTTATTCTAATTCATATGGAAAAATTGACATAGAGCAAATATTTAAACAAAGCAATTTTGAATATCCTAAACCTGTTAACTTAATTAAACAACTGATAGCATGTTGCCCTAACAAAAATGCTCGTATCCTTGATTTCTTTGCAGGCTCAGGAACCACCGGACATGCTGTGTTAGAACTAAACCGTGAAGATGGTGGAAACAGAATTTTTACTTTAGTAACAAATAATGAAAATAACATTGCTAAAAAAGTTTGTTATGAAAGACTTTATAGGATCAATAATGGAATTGGAACTAAAAAAGAAAATGATTTTGATTGAATCAAAAAGAATAAACCATATAAACAAAATTTAACAGTATTTGATATTGAATATTACAATACCAAGATTTTTGAATCTGAAGCAAGCAAAGTGAGAAAAGATTTTGTTCAAGAACTCATAGATTTTGGTATTCATGATGCTGAAAAATGAGCAACACAACAACCCAGAGATGTGCTAATTAACTTAAACACCTTGAAGCCTATAAAAGTGGAAGGTGAATAA